CAGCAGTTGTCCAAGAACCGACATTGGTTTTTGCTTCAGGTTCCTCAGATGACAAGGATAGAAGGGACAAGCCCATGATGGATGAAAACCTTGAGGGACATGATCGAATGCTGGGAAGATCTGATTTGCCAATGGCTTTGAGTGGAAGTCTTAATTCAATAGTAGGAGGATCTTGTACCAAACACAAACTTGAAGTAGATGACAAATCCAGTAAGACAGATGCTTCGTCAATGATGGATGCGGGCCTTGCTTGCCACAAGAGTGAAGGGACTTGCCTGGATCAAGAGAAATTTGAAAGCATCTCTTTAGATTTGTCTCTGACCGATGAAAAAAGCAGTCCATCTACTGGCAGTGGGAAAAGATCAAATAGCGATGCTACTACTCTTTGTGCTAACAGGTCAAATTGGGATCTTAACACGACGATGGATGCATGGGAAGATTCTGCAAGCGATTCAGTCTGTGTCAGTGCTGATTCTGTCCATGGTGAGATGAATGCCACCGCTGGCAACTATGACATGAAGCCTTCTACTCAGGCGCCTATAAAATCATTAGAACAGAGTACTTTGGGGGGCAAAGGTAAGGGAGGTGCTCTTTCCATGCCTTTGCCTTCTAGAGCAATTGGTGATAATTATATATCGGAAAATTCTCTTAATTTAGGCCTTCAACCATCATATCTTCAATCAAATCTCTTTCGACACCCAACTTCATCTGCTAGCATTTATTCAGGGGTGAAATATGTCCAGATGTTGGCGTCAACTTGCAAGCCGAATGTTGTTGCTCCATCGATTGTAAAACCGGAACCCGTTGATGAGTCTGTTAAACAGTCTTTCAGTGCTTTGAAGACAGCAGACAATAGAACTGTCAAGTGCGAGTCCAAAGATGAGCAATTTCGGGTAGCCCATGAGAGTCCAATCTGTACGACCCTACGGACTGTTAATTCCAAATCGATAAAAGCCGAGCCAGGTTGTGAGGGTATGGAAGCATCCAGAACCAATGAGGATGCATGTCTTAGGTCTTGCGAACAGATGTCAAATGGTTCTGAGTTATGCTCACTGGTAAAACAAGGCTCACTGGTGAAACAAGGTGGAGACATGGATCACTTGTTGGAAACTGAACCTTGTCCTTCTGAATCAGCTGTAGATCGTGATACGGTTGGCACTAGCAAACATCCTGCAGAAGGGGGTCATCATGAGGGGGAATCATCTGCAGGAGGTCATCATGAGGGGGAATCATCTGCTGGAGGTTATCATGAGGGGGAATCATCTCAGATTCGGGAAACTTCTGAAAATGCCATGAAGATTGGGTCAGATACTATTGCAACAAATATTGGTCCTGGTAGTAACGAACTACCTCCTAGCGTGGAGAATGCACTAGAAGCGGAGAACACTGAGGTTGCACAACACGAAGAACGTGGCCTCGAAGTGACTGACAAGATCCCTCCAAGTTTGGAGGAAAATGCTGAGGATGCTGCAAGTGATGGAGAAAAGATTGAAATATCTGCCTGCAACATGGAAGAGGATTCTGATTCTGAGTATTATTCAGATGGAAACCATGGTCCTCCTGTGGCTGTAGATGCGGAACATTTCCATCGAGAAGATAATGAGTATGAGGATGGCGAGGTTCGGGAACAAGTCTTGCTCGGTACATCAGAGGGAAACACTGGGAAGACGGAAGTTGAGAATGTCAGCAATTGTGAATCTGAGCTAAATAGAATTGATTTTGGTGAGAGCTCCTGTCATAATTGTGCTACTCTTCCCCGAGAGGGGGATGATGCTAGAACCCAGGTTGATGGCCAAATGAATGAGAGCCTTATGACAGTATTTTCTACAGCTAATGTggacaaaaatcaaaaaattgttgatgaagTTTCCCATTTGCAAGAATTATCTCCAATTGAAACAGTTGCTGTTAATTCTGAAATGATGAATCCAGTGAATACACCTGGGAGAAAGGCGCTTGATGATTTGGTGAGCCGAagtccatctaaggacctgggATCAGATCCATCATATAGTCAAGCCATTGAACTTCACCCTGCAGTTGTCGCCACCACTAATCTTGTTGATGAAGAGGCTGCAAAAACTGACAGTATTGTGTCTACTGGAAATGGTGATGAGACTGATACGGGTTTGCCCATGGCAGAAGCATCTTTGAACAGTGAAGTTGTAGATGGAAAATCTGAGGGCAGTAAGCGGCGGATTATAAATTTGTCTCGGCCTAATGTTTCATCTCCTGACAAAGCAAGATCTATACCCGATAAATCTATACCGCTACGAGCTGGAAGGAAAAGATTACCAGATATTGCCCTTGAGGGAGATAAGCCACCCAG
This Eucalyptus grandis isolate ANBG69807.140 chromosome 7, ASM1654582v1, whole genome shotgun sequence DNA region includes the following protein-coding sequences:
- the LOC104454164 gene encoding uncharacterized protein LOC104454164 gives rise to the protein MPVSESKETGVRSATPPSSDYGAGVPIKKRRFPFVRPPSPPPREPSPPPPPKEPSPPLPPPPKEPSPPLPQQPSLPPHEPPLPEKIDEQLQMGHIATFQGPVPSNSSVAGALGSEKQESDILEANVSSVSIRERVSLKEKNDCMDKGNSELATAVVQEPTLVFASGSSDDKDRRDKPMMDENLEGHDRMLGRSDLPMALSGSLNSIVGGSCTKHKLEVDDKSSKTDASSMMDAGLACHKSEGTCLDQEKFESISLDLSLTDEKSSPSTGSGKRSNSDATTLCANRSNWDLNTTMDAWEDSASDSVCVSADSVHGEMNATAGNYDMKPSTQAPIKSLEQSTLGGKGKGGALSMPLPSRAIGDNYISENSLNLGLQPSYLQSNLFRHPTSSASIYSGVKYVQMLASTCKPNVVAPSIVKPEPVDESVKQSFSALKTADNRTVKCESKDEQFRVAHESPICTTLRTVNSKSIKAEPGCEGMEASRTNEDACLRSCEQMSNGSELCSLVKQGSLVKQGGDMDHLLETEPCPSESAVDRDTVGTSKHPAEGGHHEGESSAGGHHEGESSAGGYHEGESSQIRETSENAMKIGSDTIATNIGPGSNELPPSVENALEAENTEVAQHEERGLEVTDKIPPSLEENAEDAASDGEKIEISACNMEEDSDSEYYSDGNHGPPVAVDAEHFHREDNEYEDGEVREQVLLGTSEGNTGKTEVENVSNCESELNRIDFGESSCHNCATLPREGDDARTQVDGQMNESLMTVFSTANVDKNQKIVDEVSHLQELSPIETVAVNSEMMNPVNTPGRKALDDLVSRSPSKDLGSDPSYSQAIELHPAVVATTNLVDEEAAKTDSIVSTGNGDETDTGLPMAEASLNSEVVDGKSEGSKRRIINLSRPNVSSPDKARSIPDKSIPLRAGRKRLPDIALEGDKPPRGRDEYRDDGLNKFPRERNQDMFSRNSRSNFARDRARVSNDCGNWDAEQELGPKVYNRFPEFPPGRYNRYPSDFRNYNGATEDGVGGAGRGGRKLLTDDAQNFRHLSSRRRSPGGRDGHAARGQPMIGGISRNISPARCMDVSDSEIVGLRHGNKFMRDFEDDNMEPMFACQPSYGEAEGFIRGDRNITSFKEKVFHRVRSKSPLRLRSRSPVEWPPRRRSPEGFGGHQPMTHRRSPALYRRNRMRSPERTCFHSGMMIRRQNSPPFATQPLDELREMNSGRDHGFPRPIMSNRSPSGRIPLRNRRYDIINSRERTQGEYFRVPMRSSRFHELGGDGDTDERRRLGEKHGPVRHLRSPFGANGESFMYNTDEASRSYRLCAEDDPAYHKRGSSRETQLDRRNKNRAGDVHKARTVDEPDGNYRHGGLSSDDFDDPSRSKRKRF